From the genome of Glycine soja cultivar W05 chromosome 14, ASM419377v2, whole genome shotgun sequence:
TAATATCACACATTTTTCAGCAGTCACACTTGCTAAATTACTAACCTATCATTAATGGTTCATTTGTTTGTTACATCTATacataaaaatttcattaacaTGTTTATTACTAGAGAACATCTATACAACAGTCATGGGAACATACAAATACACAAGTGATGGCCACATGTCAGCCTTAAATTATTCTTACTTTGAATTCAACTGGGCTGTAGTGCACCCAGCAGCGAGTAGAACAAAAGCAGCCCACTGAATCTCACTTAACCTGAAATGTAACAAGAACACGATGCCAAGCAGCAAACCATGAATTTCAGTGATGTAATGAGTCCAACTAAATAACATTTCTCAGTCATTAAgcttaaaatgattaaatatccaaaataaagaataatagcAGTTAATTATGTTCATACAACATTTCATAATAGAATGAGCTATAAAGCAAGTGAAAGTAGGACGAAAGGAAGGAGCTTTTCCTGCTCGTTTTTGTCCACATAAAAGTTTTGCATACAGAGGACCCGACTTGCATTGATCCTTCACTACAGCTCTCATGACGAAAGGAGAAttgacaattttttgtttttgcatttaAGAAGAGAGAACAAAAGACTTACCTTTTCTTAAGTATAATTCTGTATAGGACACCCGTACTGATAATATTAAAGTTCTTTAATATTTGATAGCCTGGAGCATCTACATATGCAAAGATGTAATACTGCCATAAATTGAAAAGTAAATACAATCAGATTCAGAACGCATTAACATATTTGTTGCAATAAGTTGTAGAACAATCCCATTGCCACCATAACAAACAACCATCCATCACCAACCTGAAGCAAATTTTTGACAAGGTAAAGTGCTGCAGGAATAGGATACACTATAACTTCATCCAAGGTTGTAGTCAACCTATGTCCAAGGAACAATAGACATCAAGTTATCaagttatttaaattcattctaTATAAAACACCAACAAGGGGGTCTAGCTCAATTGGTTGAGCAATGTGCGTGAGTTGTTGTAAACCCAGATTAAAAAACCACCAACAAGGGGAAAAAGTAAAGCTTcaataaaaaagatgaagttgCAAATACATAAACACCACCGGGAAAATTAAGTGAACCCATTGGCCTACTCAACACAATTAACAATATAGGTTCTAGCCTTGTGAACTCCTCTCCACCAAAAGAACACAGTTCAGACCCTCCCCCCAACACACATAAAATAAACACCATATAAAGGAATGTTTGTCGccttccaagaaaaaaaaaggaatgtttgtctgtttttcaaaattaaaatatcaaaatatagtGGTGGAGTAGTCATGCGGAATACAGTTCAAAATCCCATTAAGACAGTTTTTGGTTTTATAAGTTACCTTGTAAGACCATATAACCAAATGTTTTGATTACCAAGTGCAACTGTGCTTAGTAGTATAGGATGAAGTATTAAATTTTCAATCAGATTCACAAAGTAAACAACTACTTTCTTCCTATGAATTAGCCATACACAGGTTATTTCTTCAGGGAATAAGGAAGCCCAAGAGTTTACAAATGCAATTAACAGTCAAATTAGTCCAGTTCCAAAACTGTCAAAAAGATCGGATTAAAGATGTTCACAACCATAAATAAAGGTAAAATGCACTGttaaaatgttaatatattcCCTGACTTGCAGCTCCTCATTATTGCGGACATAGTAGTATTTAAGAAatctaaacaaaacaaaaaatggcaTCACCTGTTGTCCTCATTGACACCGTCTTTTTTCCATATTCTTCCCAAGGCCACAAGGGATATAGCACATTTTAAAGTCTCCACCTATAACCAAAAGGGTAAGAAAGCAGGTTTAGGTTTGAAGTTATGAAAGATAATAAAAGTAGAAATAACAGAATGAGCGTATAGGATATGAGGATGTGATATATCTCACCATAAAGTTAGCAGTAGTGACACTATACTCATACTTGCCAGCTCTCTTGGACCAAACGATTAGAATGCCTTGCGAACTAGTAAGAACAGTCAATGCAAGTGTAACAACTGACCTATACCAACAGGCAACAGggataataattaagaaatcaaaCAAGTAAGTATTTCACTTATTATATGTGAATTGTTGTCATACTTGCGCTTCCACTTTACTTTCTCCCTGTGGCTGTCAATTTTGGTTTCTCCCTCGGAAGTCAAATCGTTATCTGGGACTGGAAGAGACACGAAACAGATGTTACATTAACACAACACAACTATCCATTATCCAGCCTGGAGGAGCGATAGCGATACCAGTACCTGACAGCAAAAATGATTTTCCAACGTCCTCAACGCCCGCATCCCTAACTTCATCCTACAACAACAATGCATCAAAATCGTACTATTAATTGAAGAAATATGCGAAAAAAGACTGACCTCGTCTTTGATTTTCCTGTATTCCATTATAACACAGAGATCTACGCTTTGTGCATTGGATAAACAGAGTTCAAACTCTAAACTCTTACTTTCCTTGATGCCACCGGCAACAGATCTCGGCTGCTCACCTATTATGATATGATAAAGCCACGCTTCCTTTCTGACCTCTCTTTGCTATGCATAAATAAAAGTTTACTATCCCTTTACCGACTTaactatatttttcatttcatttttttaaattttattcttaataaattaatttgacatattttatcaactttttttattataacttttgtttttaattttttttccaaattttatCCCTAACTTTTAagcttaataataaataaatgatttagataaaatttgtaattttcttaaaaattagagGTAGAAATAGCAACTAAGCCTTTGAATTATTTGTGTGATTAGATAAGTGTTGATTttaaatagaagtgattttgtaaaattaattatgattaaaattaattttgaaattatgtttatggttggatattattattataaaattaaatgaggagtaaaatttagtataaatcttttgatctaataaaaaattatttaaaattgttcaattcataatcaaatttaaattcaaaattaattttaaatcttttttcaaCGTGAAACCAAAACTAAATTTGAACTCATAATTAATGCTGGAAGGTAAGATCAAATACAGACTAATGattttagtattataaaattacataattttttactttttttctttaaacatttaaaataaccCTCTTAGAGCACATAATGATGTAATGCATGAAGGGgtatcaatttatattttttaaacaattaaaagatCAGCGCtagagtaaaagaaaaaaagtaaggaAAATTTATGTAGTTttacaaaagtataaaaatatatgtataatttactcttattttagtaattattgATCATTTTAGTTTTCCATGTTTTTCTACCACTattcatctattttattttataacacttcactttattcatttaataattcattgtctattttatttaatgtttacgAACTAACTTTTTAACCACAACCAGAATTATGTTGTCTGGGCACGTTAAAGAATATACTTCATAATagcatttttttaatccattaaaaaatcacattaatCTATCTTGTTAACCATTAACGTGCAAAGACGGTGGTGCCCGTTTCATTTCTTTCTAACTAGTTCTTACTATGAGCTATTTGTGCCTctgaaaaattcattttcctTCTTCACATTTCTTCTCAATCTGGTGATTATCACTCAAAtactttttctaaataaataacaactaattcatttttttcttgcaaatttcttcttctatgtatattgttgtgtgtatatatGCTTTGGCTTCATTTTCGTAGATTTTATTTgaggtataaaaaaaaactcttaggAAGTATGTTTTATTGTAGATCCATTTTTCGTGGCTAATTGAGAGTAGGACATTTGCATGTATCTACTCCATTTTTTCGTgctaatcatattttttcttaatatgtatATTATTTATCCATGTTTCTTGCATGTATTTTTTCCCACTAAAATCTTCGACCACATTTGATATTTAGTTAGGACATTTCTCTTGGTACACGGCCCTCCTTGCGTTTTTGTGGTAAAATTGTTAAAAGCTTGCTAAtggcttatttttctttcttggagaCATTTACCAACTAATTAgtcttttcttctttgttcttttatattttattaaaaaaatagcaagggtaaaaatgaaaacatagtCTTTACACGTACTCAACAACACTTAATATTATCTTTGCCATAATATATTAGATACATCATACACTTCAACACATATTTAATCTATTTTACATTGGCACGTATTAGATTTTTCCAACTTTTGCATGTTTTCCACAATGTTTGTACTATCATTTAAAACCACAAGAATTTATTACTATATAAAAGGactttaacatcaattttagaggagtttcaacatcaattttttataacggctaaatatgagttattttgataataaaaatatattaaaaatatctttaaaaatatttatttagtagttatctttgacttaaatgataagaattgatatttttgttatttatgacttgcagatataaaaaggatgaattaaaagaaaaaaaagatcgaaaaaatatcaaaaatatggATAAGAAAGATTTTCAGCATCGACCAAGAAGCCAGAATAGACAACCCACACGTTGGGTCTATCCCTTAGGGGAACATCATGGAAATCTCCTCTAataggggtttcatttactcattttctttctttcacccctcttATCCCATAATTTCTTATACTTCATCCATTCTAAAGCCCTCAATGGCTATGAGTGGTTAAACCCCAAATTAGGGGTCTAAAAGCCAAAAGATATATTGTacacttcatatttatcaatgcaaacagGTGTTTTCTATACCATTGTCTTTActgcttttatcttgcattattcatctttatattcttttagggttagacgctcgggagagggtaacttctaaataagatttaaagaaggtatgcatgcattggttttaggggttagactcTTGGAAGATGATAACTTCTaacagaacaaaaagaaaggatttcacAGGAAagtcattgctagacatagaatgattattttatgcccatgcattctTGCAAACATCTAAAATTTATCCtgcatgcattttatttgttgagtctttgtaaaagaatttgaaagatagataaataaaataggtttGTCATCGTGAGGAATCAGGGACAAGTAATTGAACAGATGTATATAAAATGATAGCAATGGAATGCCAATCCTCGGGCTTTATTTGTAAAGTCTTGATTCCTTGGTAATCGAAACCCAATGATCTATGAATTCGTCCATGTTTGACTAGCCAAGAAGGCAAACGACCTTGCATTTTTTTGCTTCTCctgaattttttaatgaatttggtattattctttcctatttacattacaatgaaattaaaaaaaaagaaagcgtTATTTCTTATtgtactttaaaaaaatgtgtcagATGGTATCTCTAAAGTAGATGGCAGTTGATAGAATAATTATTGACCATAATTGCCAATATGAGTACTGTATCCAATATGAAACTTGTGGTTGATTGTAAAACATTTATTCTCTCGTTGAGAACTCATTTGATTTTCATATATTTCTTGAGATATTTTCTTACGAAGTTTCacctaaattgataaagaaaaatcataaactcatacatctTAGGCAAACAAGGTAGGTCAGGTCCCAACATTATCACGttctgattttatttcttttatcttctatttttatcttttatttttcttatcttgtcttttcttatctttatcttaatcttttattttctcttatcttttacttttcttatctttaaatcttttaatttaaatcttttatttttttccttctattttgatatttaaatctttatcttatctactatattttcttatctttattttaaattctttatctattgcttttaaattgagtttgcattaatctaaatacaaacaaagtccacGTGGGTTCGACacttactacttgtgacaatttggtacacttgccaacgagttaataattttataatcaatgttGAAATTGTCGTCGTTGAAAGTAGACATTTTTCaacatttgattttaaaattgatattgaaaATCATTATCTATATCATTTCTAGctgaaaccgatgttgaaatatggtcaaaattgtgtattctaaaatgtttttacatcgattctaaaaaaaatcaatgttaaaaatcgtatacaacattttttagcaaaatcgatgttgaatgtGTTATATCACACTGATTTTGGCCAAAATCAATCTCGAATGTGTCTTtataacatcagttttaacCAAAACCAATATAGTATAACacacttaacattggttttagaCCAACCGATGTGGTATACTTCAATGGTTAGCATCATGCATGATAGGATTGCCCTTGCACTTTCATTTATGTTCTGTTAACAACAAAGTTTTACATTGATTGAAAAGtacattatataaataaatatcataataaaaaaagtatcttaaaagaaaaaattaagtaaaataatgTTGCACAAGagataataaaacattaaaactcTTATAGAAAGctaagtaaatataaattacaaCACAAATCTATTGAATTAGTATTGTCATTGCTTCTATAGgttaataacaataaacatCAAGGTTGTAGAACctcgaacaaaaaaaaattgttctcaaTTTAGAGACAAGACAACAACTTCCAAAAACCACTTAATGCGGGaaaggaagatgaagaaaaagCAAACATAAGATGAATAACCTACAACAAAAGGTGCATGTTGATGAACAATGTTAAGCCTAAAATAACATTGATTCAGTGGCAATGTCATGTTTGGTTAGAGTAGGTTGCACTACATATGAACAAGATGCACAACAAGTCAATTGTCAATGACAAACACAGGCAAAACATTTGACAATCCTTTAGTACTAAACTAGAGATTCACAACCAGTGTAGCAAGAAAATTACAAGGTAATAATCAGAGACTTCTTTCTTGATAGATTATGTCAATGGGAATAACCTAAAATAAATACCAAAATTTGAGCCACCGGTGTCACTGAGAGAAAGCTAAACCTTTACGTTTTCACATTGAATAACATGATAATaaataccaatttttttaattagaaataaaaaaaataccaagaacaaaaatatgattaataagGCAATGGTATAAGAATGATAGAGATACTAATATATCTGAGCTTTGCATATTAACATTCATAGCTTTAGGTAATATATAAGGCAAGTGCATATTTTTATCCAACTTATTTCACAAATATTTGCAGCAtgctagaaaaaaaatactatatagcAATTAGCAAAGAGAAAATTTGGATGA
Proteins encoded in this window:
- the LOC114385347 gene encoding CMP-sialic acid transporter 4-like, which encodes MEYRKIKDEDEVRDAGVEDVGKSFLLSVPDNDLTSEGETKIDSHREKVKWKRKSVVTLALTVLTSSQGILIVWSKRAGKYEYSVTTANFMVETLKCAISLVALGRIWKKDGVNEDNRLTTTLDEVIVYPIPAALYLVKNLLQYYIFAYVDAPGYQILKNFNIISTGVLYRIILKKRLSEIQWAAFVLLAAGCTTAQLNSNSDRVLQTPFQGWVMAIVMALLSGFAGVYTEAIIKKRPSRNINVQNFWLYVFGMCFNAVAMLVQDFDAVMNKGFFHGYSFITVLMIFNHALSGIAVSMVMKYADNIVKVYSTSVAMLLTAVVSVFLFGFHLSLAFFLGTVVVSVAIYLHSAGKIQR